The Pectobacterium carotovorum genome contains a region encoding:
- the rfaD gene encoding ADP-glyceromanno-heptose 6-epimerase yields MIIVTGGAGFIGSNIVKSLNDIGYRDILVVDNLKDGTKFVNLVDLDIADYMDKEDFIASIVAGDDLGDIDAVFHEGACSSTTEWDGKYMMDNNYQYSKDVLHYCLDRNIPFLYASSAATYGGRNDNFIEERQYEQPLNVYGYSKFLFDQYVREILPEAESQICGFRYFNVYGPREGHKGSMASVAFHLNNQINQGENPKLFSGSENFQRDFIYVGDVAAVNLWFWQNGVSGIFNCGTGRAESFQAVADATLAFHKKGSVEYIEFPEKLKGRYQAYTQADLTNLRAAGYDKPFKTVAEGVAEYMAWLNRTV; encoded by the coding sequence ATGATTATCGTTACTGGCGGTGCCGGTTTTATCGGCAGCAATATCGTAAAATCTCTGAATGACATCGGCTATCGGGACATCCTGGTTGTCGATAACCTGAAAGACGGCACCAAATTCGTCAATCTGGTCGATCTGGACATCGCAGATTACATGGATAAGGAAGACTTCATCGCCAGCATCGTTGCAGGCGACGATCTGGGCGATATCGATGCCGTATTCCATGAAGGTGCCTGCTCTTCCACCACCGAGTGGGATGGCAAGTACATGATGGATAACAACTATCAGTATTCTAAAGACGTGCTGCACTATTGCCTCGATCGCAACATTCCGTTCCTGTATGCCTCTTCTGCCGCGACCTACGGTGGTCGCAACGATAACTTTATCGAAGAACGTCAGTACGAGCAGCCGCTGAACGTCTATGGCTACTCCAAATTCCTGTTCGATCAGTACGTGCGCGAAATTCTCCCTGAAGCAGAATCGCAGATCTGCGGCTTCCGCTATTTCAACGTCTACGGACCGCGCGAAGGCCACAAAGGCAGCATGGCAAGTGTCGCATTCCACCTGAATAACCAGATTAATCAGGGTGAAAATCCGAAGCTGTTTTCCGGTAGCGAGAACTTCCAACGTGACTTCATCTACGTCGGTGATGTCGCCGCCGTCAACCTGTGGTTCTGGCAAAACGGTGTTTCCGGCATCTTCAACTGCGGTACCGGCCGCGCCGAATCCTTCCAGGCTGTCGCCGACGCGACGCTTGCTTTTCACAAAAAAGGCAGCGTGGAATACATTGAGTTCCCCGAGAAGCTGAAAGGCCGCTATCAGGCTTACACCCAGGCTGACCTCACCAACTTGCGTGCAGCAGGTTATGACAAGCCGTTCAAAACCGTCGCCGAAGGCGTAGCGGAATATATGGCCTGGCTGAACCGTACCGTTTAA